From a region of the Aeoliella mucimassa genome:
- a CDS encoding PEP-CTERM sorting domain-containing protein encodes MLRVNSLLAVGLLLLATPAWSQTDLPWWVDSVHVSPPGVGGIGAITLEGTWIDTGAPDAISHSVIDGKLHLTVAAPDLNVNTGDALTPWTLTEEFGPLDPLVNEINGSIFSVDPANRGNRQWVSGPNILGWIYPQPRGEFRGLGSLGQAGLMSAAYDVSANGNVVTGQAAMADSAGAITTTAFAWSEATGMISLGLLPNGAPGSSTGRGVSADGNYIVGDSASRDDFGLHGQEAFRWSLGSGVEGLGHLHEGYATSEARATSRNGEVVVGVDDFYPPSFAPIPIGYFQRAFRYTDASGMQDLGTLPAYTTDSASEAVDVSADGNVIVGNAFRSPYSATDAIHFDQAQPFLWTEETGMQGLGNPGRAVIAIYPTPNQQTIANAVSADGKIVVGVDRLYWEDLTLPPWPAVPAPFDQAVMWTEESGWRDLRPFRMAPGPEFVGSEAVDVSAETGAIIGQAYLTSVDATSSSAWLEGDLDELGRTQVPFIWDETHGMRPLARVLAGDYGLDFEGWRLNQATAISDDGTTIVGVGVNPDGVEEAWRAVMYRTTRAGDTDFDGDVDQLDVAALAANMGKSSTQQDLYWMDGDFDNNGVIDEADHLLLLANYDGRAVGDFNADGIVNLADYTVWRDHLGLNTGIADASGDGYVTKHDYDVWQQNFGTVLDGNLAQLTSGAVPEPATSVLTLFGLALCVVARRRHRDSTATE; translated from the coding sequence ATGTTACGCGTAAACAGCTTGCTAGCGGTCGGGTTGTTGTTGTTAGCCACTCCGGCATGGTCGCAAACCGATCTGCCTTGGTGGGTTGATTCGGTGCATGTCTCCCCGCCAGGCGTGGGGGGAATCGGCGCGATTACTCTCGAAGGCACCTGGATCGATACCGGTGCGCCCGATGCTATTTCGCACTCGGTGATCGATGGCAAGTTGCATCTCACGGTTGCCGCGCCCGACTTGAACGTGAACACCGGCGACGCACTCACTCCGTGGACTCTCACCGAGGAGTTTGGCCCCCTCGATCCGCTGGTCAACGAAATCAACGGGTCGATCTTCTCGGTCGATCCCGCTAATCGCGGCAATCGCCAATGGGTTTCGGGACCTAATATTCTCGGCTGGATTTATCCCCAGCCACGTGGAGAGTTTCGTGGGCTAGGAAGTTTAGGGCAGGCAGGGCTGATGAGCGCAGCGTACGACGTGTCGGCCAATGGCAACGTCGTTACCGGGCAGGCCGCCATGGCAGATAGCGCCGGGGCGATCACCACCACCGCGTTCGCTTGGTCCGAGGCAACCGGCATGATATCGCTGGGCCTGCTGCCCAACGGCGCGCCTGGCAGCAGCACTGGCCGAGGTGTTTCGGCCGATGGCAATTATATCGTGGGCGATTCGGCCTCGCGCGACGATTTTGGCCTTCACGGCCAGGAGGCGTTTCGCTGGTCGCTTGGTTCCGGCGTGGAAGGGCTAGGGCACCTGCATGAAGGATATGCAACGAGCGAAGCCCGAGCGACCTCACGAAACGGTGAAGTAGTGGTCGGCGTCGACGACTTCTATCCTCCAAGTTTCGCGCCGATTCCCATTGGGTACTTTCAACGCGCGTTTCGCTACACCGACGCTTCTGGCATGCAAGACCTCGGCACCTTGCCGGCGTACACCACGGACTCGGCCAGTGAAGCGGTCGACGTAAGTGCCGATGGAAACGTGATTGTGGGCAACGCGTTTCGCAGTCCTTATTCAGCAACCGACGCGATTCATTTCGATCAAGCTCAGCCGTTCCTATGGACCGAAGAAACGGGCATGCAGGGGTTGGGGAACCCAGGCCGGGCAGTGATTGCCATTTATCCCACTCCGAACCAACAGACGATCGCCAATGCGGTGTCGGCCGATGGCAAAATCGTAGTAGGAGTCGACCGCCTGTACTGGGAAGATTTGACACTGCCACCATGGCCAGCGGTGCCAGCTCCGTTTGATCAAGCCGTGATGTGGACCGAAGAGAGCGGCTGGCGAGACCTGCGACCGTTCCGCATGGCACCAGGGCCTGAGTTTGTTGGCTCCGAAGCGGTCGACGTGTCGGCCGAGACCGGCGCGATTATCGGGCAGGCGTATCTCACCTCGGTCGATGCCACCAGTTCGTCGGCATGGCTCGAAGGCGACCTGGACGAACTTGGGCGGACTCAAGTGCCATTTATTTGGGACGAAACACACGGCATGCGCCCGCTGGCTCGCGTGCTGGCCGGCGACTACGGCCTCGACTTCGAGGGCTGGCGACTTAACCAGGCGACCGCCATTTCGGACGATGGCACCACGATCGTCGGTGTCGGCGTGAACCCCGATGGTGTCGAGGAAGCCTGGCGGGCGGTGATGTATCGAACCACTCGGGCCGGCGACACCGACTTTGATGGCGATGTCGATCAACTCGACGTTGCCGCATTGGCAGCCAATATGGGCAAATCTTCCACCCAGCAGGACCTCTACTGGATGGATGGCGACTTCGACAACAATGGCGTGATCGACGAGGCGGATCACTTGCTGCTGCTCGCCAACTACGACGGTCGCGCGGTCGGCGATTTCAATGCCGATGGCATCGTGAATCTCGCCGATTACACGGTCTGGCGAGACCATCTCGGCCTGAACACCGGCATCGCCGACGCCAGCGGCGATGGCTACGTCACCAAGCACGACTACGATGTCTGGCAGCAGAACTTTGGCACCGTGCTCGATGGCAACCTCGCCCAACTCACCAGTGGCGCGGTGCCCGAGCCTGCGACTTCGGTCCTCACGTTGTTCGGTCTGGCTTTGTGCGTGGTTGCTCGTCGGCGCCACCGTGATTCCACTGCGACCGAATGA
- the hslU gene encoding ATP-dependent protease ATPase subunit HslU, with translation MNDLTPRQIVEQLDRHIVGQADAKRAVAIAIRNRWRRQQLDEELRKEVAPKNILMMGPTGVGKTEIARRLAKLTGAPFIKVEATKYTEVGYYGRDVESMVRELVENAIGIVREAEQANVEEEAKRRVDERLLDMLAPQPNTFDVGVDSPDSPERYQRTREKIKAMLLAGEMEQRTVEVQVEQKAQAMMIPGMGPGNDQMDFDFQGMIDKILPKNVSRREMTVAEARRVLFEQECEALINQETVNAKAVELAENMGIIFLDEIDKVVASDGGRGADVSRQGVQRDLLPIVEGTTVQTRYGYVRTDHILFVAAGAFHRAKPSDLMPELQGRFPIRVELNDLTKDDFVRILTEPRSALTKQYSALMETEGVQVEFLPDALETLASYAFQVNQSTQNIGARRLYTIMERLLEELSFEAPDMKMGKVQINAAYVRERLEEVTSNEDLSKFIL, from the coding sequence GTGAACGATCTGACCCCCCGCCAAATTGTCGAACAGCTCGACCGTCATATCGTCGGCCAGGCCGATGCCAAACGGGCGGTGGCCATCGCCATTCGTAATCGTTGGCGTCGCCAGCAACTCGACGAAGAACTGCGCAAGGAAGTCGCTCCCAAGAACATCTTGATGATGGGTCCAACCGGTGTCGGTAAGACCGAGATCGCTCGTCGGCTGGCCAAGCTCACAGGAGCGCCGTTCATCAAGGTCGAGGCCACCAAGTATACCGAAGTCGGTTACTACGGCCGCGACGTCGAAAGTATGGTTCGCGAGCTGGTGGAAAACGCGATTGGCATCGTTCGCGAAGCAGAGCAAGCCAACGTGGAAGAGGAAGCCAAGCGTCGCGTCGATGAGCGGTTGCTCGATATGCTCGCCCCGCAGCCGAACACGTTCGACGTGGGAGTCGACTCGCCCGATTCGCCGGAACGTTACCAACGAACCCGCGAAAAAATCAAAGCCATGCTGCTCGCCGGCGAAATGGAGCAGCGCACCGTCGAGGTGCAGGTGGAGCAGAAAGCCCAAGCGATGATGATTCCCGGCATGGGACCGGGCAACGATCAAATGGACTTCGACTTCCAAGGCATGATCGACAAAATATTGCCGAAGAACGTGTCGCGACGCGAGATGACCGTGGCCGAGGCTCGCCGGGTGCTGTTCGAACAGGAATGCGAAGCCCTCATCAACCAGGAGACCGTCAACGCCAAGGCGGTGGAACTGGCCGAGAACATGGGCATCATCTTTCTCGACGAAATCGACAAGGTGGTTGCCTCCGACGGTGGTCGCGGGGCCGATGTTTCGCGACAAGGGGTGCAGCGCGACTTGTTGCCGATCGTCGAAGGCACGACCGTGCAGACGCGATATGGCTACGTCCGCACCGATCACATTCTGTTTGTGGCCGCCGGGGCGTTCCACCGTGCGAAGCCGAGCGATCTGATGCCAGAGTTGCAAGGCCGATTCCCGATTCGTGTCGAGCTGAACGACCTGACGAAGGATGACTTCGTCCGCATCCTTACCGAACCGCGCAGTGCGCTCACCAAGCAGTACTCCGCGTTGATGGAGACCGAAGGGGTGCAGGTAGAGTTCCTGCCCGACGCCCTCGAGACCCTGGCCAGCTACGCCTTTCAGGTCAATCAGTCGACCCAGAACATCGGTGCTCGCCGGCTCTACACCATCATGGAGCGGTTGCTCGAGGAACTCAGCTTCGAGGCTCCCGATATGAAAATGGGTAAGGTGCAGATCAACGCCGCTTATGTTCGCGAACGCCTGGAAGAGGTTACCTCGAACGAAGATCTGAGCAAGTTCATCTTGTAA
- the tsaE gene encoding tRNA (adenosine(37)-N6)-threonylcarbamoyltransferase complex ATPase subunit type 1 TsaE, with amino-acid sequence MTTYTYTSRSLDETDELGRQIAAAAEPGDVLALVGTLGAGKTRLVQAIAVALGNAVESITSPTFVLVNEYTRGKLPLYHFDVYRLKDDDEFLELGAEEYFDRDGVTLIEWGDRVEHLLPERATVITLEIDPNDHRVVTITGSLAARLPA; translated from the coding sequence ATGACGACCTACACCTATACGAGCCGCAGTCTCGACGAGACCGATGAACTAGGTCGGCAGATCGCCGCTGCTGCTGAGCCAGGCGACGTGCTTGCCTTGGTCGGTACGCTCGGGGCGGGCAAGACTCGCCTGGTGCAGGCCATTGCAGTCGCACTCGGCAACGCGGTCGAATCGATCACCAGCCCCACTTTTGTGCTGGTGAACGAGTACACCCGGGGCAAGTTGCCGCTCTATCACTTCGACGTCTATCGTTTGAAGGACGACGACGAGTTCCTGGAACTCGGTGCCGAAGAGTACTTCGACCGCGACGGAGTTACCCTGATCGAGTGGGGCGATCGCGTGGAGCACTTGCTCCCCGAACGGGCGACCGTGATCACGCTCGAAATCGACCCGAACGATCATCGCGTGGTCACCATCACTGGTTCACTCGCCGCGCGGCTGCCAGCGTAG
- a CDS encoding glycerophosphodiester phosphodiesterase, translating to MAPSNAPPTLAHDVVQHIRSSWKSLVFTDIAFKVLAFVVLTPLVSIFFHGMLALGGSSVVSDMDILFFFLGPVGWISLIVIGGLWLAIVALEQAALLGILACDTRPNHLLTTVGLRFAASKAWPLLRVTMRIVVWTLLAVLPFLVVIGAIYMSLLTEYDINFYLKEKPPVFLWAVALAAICLTGMTVLLLRLACNWFLALPLVLFENIAPQQALQVSRERVAGHRRKLLFWIVAWLIATFALGGIASGLVGLLGRAITPDSSASLRLLAFTVGITLLLWTVVNLAVNLLSTISFSSLLYSFYHEFGTNCTDRELQATLEAAVDDKKPSAINHRRIVVGAVLGFAIALGVGIVAIRNISLEDNVKIMAHRGASVSAPENTMAAFRQAIEDGADFIELDVQETADGEVVVVHDSDFMKLAGNRLKIWDANLADLESIDIGSWYDAKFNAERVPTLGEVLDLCKDRIHVNIELKYYGHDQQLEERVAELVEARGMTDQVMAMSLKRDKVEKMKSIRPEWKVGLLMSVSAGSMSKMKADFLAVNARFANRRLIRSAHQNDKEVYVWTVNDAVSMSTMISRGADGLLTDNPALARSVLEQRAEMGAAERLLLELSSILGVQPEIGEQ from the coding sequence ATGGCACCGTCGAACGCCCCCCCTACCCTCGCCCACGATGTGGTGCAGCACATTCGCTCGTCGTGGAAATCGTTGGTGTTCACCGACATTGCGTTCAAGGTGCTCGCGTTCGTGGTGCTCACTCCGCTGGTGAGTATATTCTTTCATGGCATGCTTGCCTTGGGAGGAAGCTCGGTGGTCTCCGACATGGACATCCTGTTCTTCTTCCTTGGCCCGGTGGGATGGATTTCGCTGATCGTGATCGGGGGGCTGTGGCTGGCAATTGTTGCGCTCGAGCAAGCAGCCCTGCTGGGGATTCTCGCCTGCGATACGCGACCGAATCATTTGCTCACAACGGTTGGACTCCGTTTTGCCGCAAGTAAGGCCTGGCCTTTGTTACGAGTGACCATGCGGATCGTGGTTTGGACTCTGCTGGCGGTGTTACCGTTTCTGGTGGTGATTGGTGCGATCTACATGAGCCTGCTTACCGAGTACGACATCAACTTTTATCTAAAAGAGAAGCCGCCAGTGTTTCTGTGGGCGGTGGCGCTGGCAGCCATCTGCCTGACCGGCATGACTGTGCTACTGCTGCGCTTGGCTTGCAACTGGTTTCTGGCGTTGCCGCTGGTGCTGTTCGAGAACATCGCCCCGCAGCAGGCGTTGCAGGTGAGTCGCGAGCGAGTAGCCGGGCATCGACGCAAACTACTGTTCTGGATCGTCGCCTGGTTGATCGCGACATTCGCACTCGGTGGCATTGCCTCGGGTCTGGTTGGACTACTCGGCAGGGCCATCACGCCCGACTCGTCGGCCTCGCTGCGATTGCTGGCATTCACGGTTGGCATCACCTTGTTGCTGTGGACCGTGGTGAATCTGGCGGTCAATTTGCTCAGCACGATTTCGTTCAGCTCGCTGCTCTACAGTTTCTATCACGAGTTTGGCACCAACTGCACCGATCGCGAGTTGCAGGCGACGCTTGAAGCAGCGGTCGACGACAAGAAACCTTCGGCCATCAATCACCGACGCATCGTCGTTGGTGCAGTGCTGGGATTTGCGATAGCCCTCGGCGTGGGTATCGTGGCGATTCGCAATATTTCGCTGGAAGACAACGTAAAGATCATGGCCCACCGCGGGGCCTCGGTCTCCGCGCCCGAAAACACGATGGCTGCGTTTCGTCAGGCGATCGAAGACGGGGCCGACTTCATTGAACTCGACGTGCAGGAGACTGCCGATGGCGAAGTAGTGGTGGTACACGATAGCGACTTCATGAAGCTGGCGGGCAATCGCCTGAAGATTTGGGATGCGAACCTGGCCGATCTTGAGTCGATCGATATCGGAAGCTGGTACGATGCAAAGTTCAACGCCGAGCGTGTGCCGACCCTTGGCGAGGTGCTCGATCTCTGCAAGGACCGCATCCATGTGAATATCGAGCTGAAATACTACGGGCACGATCAGCAACTTGAGGAGCGTGTGGCCGAACTTGTCGAAGCGCGAGGGATGACCGACCAGGTGATGGCGATGTCGCTAAAACGTGACAAAGTCGAGAAGATGAAATCGATTCGCCCGGAGTGGAAGGTTGGTCTACTGATGTCGGTTTCGGCTGGCAGCATGAGCAAAATGAAGGCCGATTTCCTGGCAGTGAATGCGAGGTTTGCGAACCGCCGGCTGATCCGCAGCGCCCACCAGAATGACAAAGAGGTTTATGTGTGGACCGTGAACGACGCGGTGAGTATGTCGACCATGATCAGCCGCGGCGCCGATGGGCTACTGACCGACAACCCGGCCCTCGCCCGCTCGGTGCTCGAACAACGAGCCGAGATGGGAGCGGCCGAACGCCTGCTGCTCGAGCTTTCGAGCATTCTCGGCGTGCAACCCGAGATCGGCGAGCAGTAG
- a CDS encoding IS5 family transposase produces the protein MATKEKRTYKVTNWKEYNKSLIERGNITIWFSDEALENWEHPNDQTKVGRPFVFSDTAIECLLTIRELLKLPYRQTEGFGRSLVAMLGVEAAIPNYSSLAKRASKLNVSLDIANKRGDIDIVVDSTGMKVFGEGEWKMRTHGKSKRRTWRKLHLSVNPDTREIVAEILTENSCHDADAVPEMLEQVEQPVKKFHGDGSYDKWKVYEGLESEGIEPVIPPQHNAKIKQHGNSAEEPLPRDEAIRQIRRKGRRSWKEEVGYHRRSLAETTMYRVKQSFGSHLKNRVFENQQTEARLRCKIINQFTQLGLPQFEWS, from the coding sequence ATGGCTACGAAAGAAAAACGAACCTACAAAGTCACGAACTGGAAGGAGTATAACAAGTCGCTCATCGAGCGTGGAAACATCACTATTTGGTTTAGCGACGAGGCGTTGGAGAACTGGGAACATCCTAACGACCAGACAAAAGTCGGTCGCCCTTTTGTCTTCAGCGATACGGCGATCGAGTGCTTGCTGACGATTCGCGAACTGCTGAAACTTCCCTATCGGCAGACTGAGGGATTCGGCCGCTCGCTGGTGGCGATGTTGGGCGTCGAGGCAGCGATTCCCAATTATTCTTCGCTCGCCAAGCGAGCCAGCAAGCTGAATGTTTCGCTCGATATCGCTAACAAGAGGGGCGACATCGATATCGTGGTGGATAGCACCGGCATGAAAGTGTTTGGCGAGGGCGAATGGAAGATGCGGACGCATGGCAAGTCGAAGCGGCGGACATGGCGGAAGCTGCATTTGTCGGTGAATCCTGACACCCGCGAGATTGTGGCGGAGATTTTGACCGAGAACAGTTGCCACGATGCCGATGCGGTTCCCGAAATGCTGGAGCAGGTGGAGCAGCCCGTAAAAAAGTTTCACGGCGACGGTAGTTACGACAAGTGGAAGGTTTATGAAGGGCTGGAATCCGAAGGCATTGAGCCGGTGATTCCGCCGCAGCACAACGCCAAGATCAAACAACATGGCAACTCTGCGGAGGAGCCTTTGCCCCGGGACGAGGCAATTCGTCAGATTCGACGCAAGGGGCGTAGGAGTTGGAAAGAGGAAGTGGGCTATCATCGTAGAAGCTTGGCGGAAACGACCATGTACCGAGTGAAACAAAGCTTTGGGAGCCATCTCAAAAACCGAGTATTCGAAAACCAACAAACGGAAGCCCGCTTGCGCTGTAAAATCATCAATCAATTCACCCAACTCGGGCTTCCACAGTTCGAGTGGAGTTAG
- a CDS encoding alpha-L-fucosidase, with protein sequence MPSVSRRRFLQSATALGVTQGLLQSPASLLAQPPVTANSNTGGTIELARPTAAQQRWQDCELGLIYHFDMPVAAGDTAPNNTTRKRFDPALYNPTKLDTDQWIEAAKALGAKYAVFTATHFNGFMQWQSDLYPYGVKQAKWRDGKGDVVADFVESCRKADILPGIYFSTHRNVYWEVWGHYVDWGRGRGTEKQQQFNRVAEKMTEELCSRYGPLVQIWFDAGVMTPQQGGPDVLPIFEQHQPDSVFYHSGQRSDHRWIGNEAGHAGSPCWATMPAASDGEFVSHNSSLWKPHLHSGVAGAARWSPGMVDVPLRGANGTHNWFWSPNQDDDALSLSTLETMYDQSVGRNCNFILGEVVNSEGLVPESDIERLQAFGDRLRERFATPVGETSGFGELVELTFAAPQRVDQVVLMEDIEQGERVRSYVVEGRTEDGAWHPLAKGQSIGALLNN encoded by the coding sequence ATGCCATCAGTCTCTCGGCGACGCTTTCTGCAATCGGCAACGGCCCTCGGCGTCACGCAAGGCCTGCTGCAGTCGCCCGCTTCGCTGCTCGCTCAACCGCCAGTCACAGCCAATAGCAACACAGGTGGTACGATCGAACTTGCTCGGCCCACTGCGGCTCAACAACGTTGGCAAGACTGCGAGCTTGGCTTGATCTATCACTTCGACATGCCGGTGGCCGCCGGCGATACCGCACCGAATAACACCACTCGCAAGCGTTTTGATCCCGCGTTGTACAATCCTACGAAGCTCGACACCGATCAGTGGATCGAAGCGGCCAAAGCCCTGGGGGCGAAGTACGCGGTGTTTACCGCGACCCACTTCAATGGCTTCATGCAATGGCAAAGCGATCTTTATCCCTACGGGGTGAAGCAGGCGAAGTGGCGCGATGGCAAAGGGGACGTGGTGGCCGACTTCGTGGAGTCGTGTCGCAAGGCCGACATTTTGCCGGGCATTTACTTCAGCACGCATCGAAATGTGTACTGGGAAGTGTGGGGCCACTATGTCGACTGGGGACGCGGCCGCGGCACTGAGAAGCAGCAGCAGTTCAATCGCGTGGCGGAGAAAATGACCGAAGAGCTTTGCTCGCGGTATGGCCCGCTGGTGCAGATTTGGTTCGACGCCGGCGTGATGACTCCCCAGCAAGGTGGCCCCGACGTGCTGCCGATCTTCGAGCAACACCAGCCCGATAGCGTGTTCTACCATAGCGGGCAGCGTTCGGATCATCGCTGGATCGGCAACGAAGCGGGGCACGCCGGCTCACCATGCTGGGCGACGATGCCAGCCGCTAGCGATGGCGAGTTCGTGTCGCACAACTCCTCGCTATGGAAACCTCACCTCCACTCCGGCGTCGCGGGGGCCGCCCGCTGGTCGCCAGGCATGGTGGATGTTCCGCTGCGAGGGGCGAACGGAACACACAACTGGTTCTGGTCGCCGAATCAAGACGACGACGCGCTGTCCCTGTCGACATTGGAGACCATGTACGACCAGTCGGTGGGGCGTAATTGCAACTTCATCCTCGGCGAGGTAGTGAACTCCGAGGGTCTGGTGCCGGAGAGCGATATTGAGCGACTGCAAGCGTTCGGCGATCGGCTCCGCGAGCGTTTTGCGACTCCGGTTGGCGAGACCAGCGGCTTTGGAGAACTCGTGGAACTTACCTTCGCTGCTCCCCAGCGGGTTGACCAAGTCGTGTTAATGGAAGACATCGAACAGGGGGAACGGGTCCGCAGCTACGTGGTCGAGGGCCGCACGGAGGATGGAGCCTGGCACCCGCTAGCGAAAGGACAATCCATTGGGGCCTTGTTGAACAATTAG